A section of the Arthrobacter sp. Marseille-P9274 genome encodes:
- a CDS encoding SDR family oxidoreductase has protein sequence MVEFSPKTAIVTGSDSGIGRATAVALAEAGMDVGITWHRDQAGAEQTAGEVRSLGRRAVTARLDLTELPGCGAVIDTLARDLGGLDVFVNNSGTGASRKFLDTSYETWREVVATDLDGAFVCLQRAARLMVEQGSGGRIIAVTSVHEHQPRVGSAAYDAAKHGLGGLVRTIALELAEYGVTANTVAPGEIATPMTGQTDLDPRTVSRPGIPLGRPGDAREVAAVIAFLASPASAYVTGASWAVDGGMLQMGPQAGSHITGDEWRSV, from the coding sequence AGGCCGGCATGGATGTCGGCATCACCTGGCACAGGGACCAGGCCGGGGCGGAGCAGACAGCCGGCGAGGTCCGATCCCTGGGCCGCCGCGCGGTGACCGCCCGGCTGGACCTCACCGAGCTGCCCGGGTGCGGCGCGGTGATCGATACTCTCGCCCGGGATCTTGGCGGGCTGGACGTGTTCGTCAACAACTCGGGCACGGGCGCGAGCCGGAAGTTCCTCGACACCAGCTACGAGACCTGGCGGGAGGTTGTCGCCACCGACCTGGACGGGGCGTTCGTGTGCCTCCAGCGCGCGGCACGGCTCATGGTCGAGCAGGGCTCCGGGGGCCGGATCATCGCAGTCACCAGCGTCCATGAGCATCAGCCCCGGGTCGGTTCGGCGGCCTACGATGCGGCCAAACACGGCCTGGGCGGCCTGGTCAGGACCATCGCCCTCGAGCTGGCCGAGTACGGGGTCACGGCCAACACGGTGGCACCCGGCGAAATCGCGACGCCGATGACCGGCCAGACGGACCTGGATCCGCGGACGGTTTCGCGCCCCGGGATTCCGCTCGGCAGGCCGGGCGACGCGCGCGAAGTCGCCGCCGTCATAGCCTTCCTGGCGTCGCCTGCGTCAGCGTATGTCACGGGCGCGTCCTGGGCGGTGGACGGAGGCATGCTGCAGATGGGCCCGCAGGCCGGCAGCCACATCACGGGCGACGAGTGGCGGAGCGTCTGA
- a CDS encoding flavin reductase family protein — MEIAQAPATHRLQPGAPSQEDIDRYRTLSANAAAGVAVVATAARGRDYAATVTGWLPVSYDPPTMLVSLYGESRIGEAVSTSRYWTLSLLTRGQQGIANWLASPGTPLEGLMTQVPFRRGEVSSAPVIDNALAFFELETVAAHPAATHLLVVGEVRAMGTLASGQDVLDPLVHFGSAYHRLNR, encoded by the coding sequence ATGGAGATCGCGCAAGCGCCGGCCACCCACCGCCTGCAGCCCGGCGCGCCCAGCCAGGAGGACATCGACCGCTACCGCACTCTGAGCGCCAACGCGGCGGCCGGTGTCGCCGTCGTCGCCACCGCCGCCCGCGGTCGCGACTACGCCGCCACGGTCACCGGCTGGCTGCCGGTCTCCTACGACCCGCCGACCATGCTCGTGAGCCTCTACGGCGAGTCGCGGATCGGCGAGGCCGTCTCCACGAGCCGCTACTGGACGCTGAGCCTGCTGACCCGCGGCCAGCAGGGCATTGCCAATTGGCTTGCCAGCCCCGGCACGCCGCTGGAGGGACTGATGACCCAGGTTCCCTTCCGCCGCGGGGAGGTCTCCTCGGCGCCGGTCATCGACAACGCCCTCGCGTTTTTCGAACTGGAAACCGTCGCCGCCCATCCGGCCGCCACCCATCTCCTGGTCGTGGGCGAAGTCCGGGCCATGGGCACCTTGGCTTCGGGGCAGGACGTCCTCGACCCGCTGGTCCATTTCGGATCCGCCTATCATCGGCTCAACCGCTGA
- a CDS encoding multidrug efflux SMR transporter → MEWIILVLSGVLEAVWATALGRSQNFRRLWPTVTFFVAMSASMTGLAFAMTAIPVGTAYAVWVGIGAVLTAAYAMVFGGERASLAKVLLLLGIIGCVVGLKAVG, encoded by the coding sequence ATGGAATGGATAATTCTGGTCCTGTCGGGCGTGCTTGAGGCGGTATGGGCGACGGCGTTGGGCCGTTCGCAGAACTTCCGCCGGCTGTGGCCGACGGTCACCTTCTTCGTCGCCATGTCGGCGAGCATGACCGGCCTGGCGTTCGCGATGACGGCGATCCCGGTAGGGACCGCGTACGCCGTGTGGGTCGGCATCGGCGCCGTGCTGACGGCGGCCTACGCGATGGTTTTCGGCGGTGAACGCGCCAGCCTCGCCAAGGTGCTGCTGCTCCTGGGCATCATCGGCTGCGTTGTCGGCCTGAAGGCAGTGGGGTAG
- a CDS encoding GAF and ANTAR domain-containing protein, whose protein sequence is MSDQLNATAVAEELQDMILHNEDVDRFLDELSVYSTRILGDTAEIHCGVTLKRHKRSVTVAHSDPIARQLDEIQHGFGEGPCLAAIATGTTTIVQDVRTDNRWPEYFGAVAKHGYYSMMGVPLMLQAGGGAALNFYAAQPGAFSGETARVAEGYGYQASRALQLALRVAERADTASHLKAALESRTTIDLAVGIIMGQNRCSQEEAFNILKAASSSRNIKLRDVAAGLVANLESTPSTHFDD, encoded by the coding sequence ATGAGCGACCAACTCAATGCCACCGCCGTGGCCGAAGAACTGCAGGACATGATCCTGCACAACGAAGACGTGGACAGGTTCCTCGACGAGCTGTCCGTCTATTCCACCCGCATACTCGGCGACACTGCCGAGATCCATTGCGGCGTGACGCTCAAACGGCACAAACGCTCCGTGACCGTGGCGCACAGCGACCCCATCGCGCGCCAGCTGGATGAAATCCAGCACGGCTTCGGAGAGGGCCCGTGCCTTGCTGCCATCGCCACCGGCACGACAACCATCGTGCAGGACGTACGGACCGACAACCGCTGGCCGGAGTACTTCGGGGCCGTCGCCAAGCACGGCTACTACTCAATGATGGGCGTGCCGCTCATGCTGCAGGCCGGCGGCGGCGCCGCCCTGAACTTCTACGCCGCGCAGCCCGGAGCCTTCAGCGGCGAAACGGCCCGGGTGGCCGAAGGCTACGGTTACCAGGCCTCCCGCGCCCTCCAGCTGGCCCTGCGCGTGGCGGAACGGGCCGACACCGCGTCCCACCTCAAAGCCGCCCTGGAGTCGCGCACCACGATCGACCTGGCCGTCGGCATCATCATGGGCCAGAACCGCTGCAGCCAGGAGGAGGCCTTCAATATCCTCAAGGCCGCGTCCAGCAGCCGGAATATCAAGCTCCGCGACGTCGCCGCCGGCCTGGTCGCCAACCTCGAAAGCACGCCGAGCACGCACTTCGACGACTGA
- a CDS encoding multidrug efflux SMR transporter, whose product MHWIVLIASAVLEAVWATALDYSDGLSRPGPAAVFLVAVVLSMAGLGFSMRGIGIGTAYAVWTGLGAVLTVLYAVLFSGEPAGLLKMLFLAGIIGCVIGLKLVDGKAGGKPPRRDAGA is encoded by the coding sequence GTGCACTGGATCGTTTTGATTGCCAGCGCCGTGCTGGAGGCCGTGTGGGCCACCGCGCTGGACTATTCGGACGGGCTGTCGCGCCCGGGACCGGCGGCGGTCTTCCTGGTCGCCGTAGTGCTGAGCATGGCCGGCTTGGGATTTTCGATGCGCGGCATCGGCATCGGGACGGCGTACGCGGTGTGGACCGGGCTGGGCGCGGTGTTGACGGTGCTGTACGCGGTCCTGTTCTCCGGGGAACCGGCGGGACTCTTGAAGATGCTGTTCCTGGCGGGCATTATCGGCTGTGTGATCGGCCTCAAATTGGTTGACGGCAAGGCCGGTGGCAAGCCACCGCGGCGCGACGCCGGGGCCTGA
- a CDS encoding (2Fe-2S)-binding protein, with the protein MEAEITLHVDGSRRALSLDTRTTLLDALRDRLGVYSPKKGCDHGQCGACTVLLNGRRVNSCLVFAVAQDGAEVVTAAGLAEDGNLHPVQQAFLDQDAFQCGYCTPGQICSAVGMLAEAEAGDPSYVTPATPPDGPPPAAALDDDEIRERMSGNLCRCGAYVNIVAAIRQAAAEGTGA; encoded by the coding sequence ATGGAAGCCGAAATCACCCTGCACGTCGACGGCAGCCGGCGTGCGCTCAGCCTCGATACCCGGACCACCCTGCTCGACGCCCTGCGCGACCGGCTCGGCGTCTACTCGCCGAAGAAGGGCTGCGACCACGGCCAGTGCGGAGCGTGCACCGTGCTGCTCAACGGCCGCCGGGTCAACTCCTGCCTGGTCTTCGCGGTCGCCCAGGACGGCGCCGAGGTGGTCACCGCCGCGGGCCTCGCCGAGGACGGGAACCTGCACCCGGTCCAGCAGGCCTTCCTCGACCAGGACGCCTTCCAGTGCGGTTACTGCACTCCCGGCCAGATCTGCTCGGCGGTCGGCATGCTCGCCGAGGCGGAGGCCGGCGATCCGAGCTACGTCACGCCGGCCACACCGCCGGACGGCCCGCCCCCGGCTGCAGCCCTCGACGACGACGAGATCCGCGAGCGCATGAGCGGCAACCTCTGCCGCTGCGGCGCGTACGTCAACATCGTCGCCGCCATCCGGCAGGCAGCCGCCGAGGGAACCGGCGCATGA
- a CDS encoding sigma-70 family RNA polymerase sigma factor, producing the protein MKPALNHRTTLFRQARAASGSLRLALEEELVLGHLEIAETAAKGYAGTGRDLDDLKQVARMGLIKAVRGFDPDRGTDFPAYAVPTVTGELKRYLRDSCWMVRPPRQLQDLRTVVVRTAPELVQRLGREPSLAELAGEVGQAPRLVAEALNCQSSMRPESLESATDGRSLADGLGGADERLERTEELVMLRAAIRELAPREQQLLYYRYFEEESQQRVGERVGMTQMQVSRALSRILVRLQRRLLGEPEAAPARRLRTA; encoded by the coding sequence ATGAAGCCTGCCCTCAACCACCGCACGACGCTCTTCCGACAGGCCCGAGCCGCCAGTGGTTCGCTCCGCCTGGCGCTCGAAGAGGAACTTGTCCTAGGGCACCTCGAGATCGCGGAGACAGCCGCTAAGGGGTATGCGGGCACGGGGCGGGACCTGGACGACCTGAAGCAGGTGGCGCGGATGGGCCTGATCAAGGCCGTGCGCGGGTTCGACCCGGACCGCGGCACCGATTTCCCGGCCTACGCCGTTCCGACGGTGACCGGGGAACTCAAGCGCTACCTCCGTGACAGCTGCTGGATGGTCCGGCCCCCGCGCCAGCTGCAGGATCTGCGCACCGTGGTGGTCCGGACAGCGCCAGAGCTGGTCCAGCGGCTGGGCCGGGAGCCCTCGCTGGCCGAGCTGGCCGGCGAGGTCGGACAGGCCCCGCGGCTGGTGGCCGAGGCCCTGAACTGCCAGAGCAGCATGCGGCCGGAATCCCTCGAGAGCGCGACGGACGGCCGCAGCCTGGCCGACGGGCTGGGCGGGGCCGACGAACGCCTGGAGCGGACCGAGGAGCTCGTGATGCTGCGCGCCGCCATCCGGGAGCTCGCGCCGCGCGAGCAGCAGCTGCTGTACTACCGCTACTTCGAGGAGGAATCGCAGCAGCGCGTGGGGGAGCGGGTCGGCATGACGCAGATGCAGGTTTCGCGCGCGCTGTCGCGGATTCTGGTGCGGCTGCAGCGCCGGCTGTTGGGCGAACCGGAGGCCGCTCCGGCCCGCCGGCTGCGCACCGCCTAG
- a CDS encoding YihY/virulence factor BrkB family protein, producing the protein MTIDRSLENENRPAPDSDRKPDSPTDISKRSWGYIFKRTLNEFSADKCTDLAAGMTYYAVLSIFPGLLAVVSILGVFGQGEATTRTIIDLLEKLGAPPDALSLIEGPINQMTTATGAGLALVVGIIGAIWTASGFVRAFGRAMNLMYDVDEGRPFWKLYPVMLGVTLVLVTVVVIMMLLLILSGGFAQALGDMIGLGETALMVWNIVRWPILVLLVVFMIAVLYYATPNIKQPKFRWLSIGAVVAIVVMALATAGFGFYVANFGNYNATYGAIGGVIVLLLWIWIMNVVLLFGGELDAEIERGRQLQAGIRAEEKLQLPPRDTRHSRKLTEKALGLVNDGRDLRTSHAHKDYRNE; encoded by the coding sequence ATGACTATCGACCGAAGCCTGGAGAACGAAAACCGGCCCGCCCCCGACAGCGACCGCAAGCCCGATTCGCCCACCGACATCTCGAAGCGTTCCTGGGGCTACATCTTCAAGCGCACCCTGAACGAGTTCAGCGCGGACAAGTGCACCGACCTCGCCGCCGGCATGACCTACTACGCCGTGCTCTCGATCTTCCCCGGGCTGCTGGCAGTGGTCTCCATCCTGGGAGTCTTCGGCCAGGGCGAGGCCACCACCCGCACCATCATTGACCTGCTGGAGAAGCTCGGCGCGCCGCCGGACGCGCTCAGCCTGATCGAGGGACCCATCAACCAGATGACCACGGCAACCGGTGCCGGGCTCGCGCTGGTCGTCGGTATCATCGGCGCCATCTGGACCGCTTCGGGCTTCGTCCGCGCCTTCGGCCGGGCCATGAACTTGATGTACGACGTCGACGAGGGCCGCCCGTTCTGGAAGCTCTACCCCGTCATGCTCGGCGTGACCCTCGTCCTCGTGACCGTCGTCGTGATTATGATGCTGCTCCTCATCCTTTCCGGCGGATTCGCCCAGGCCCTCGGCGACATGATCGGCCTCGGCGAAACGGCCCTCATGGTCTGGAACATCGTCCGATGGCCCATACTCGTCCTGCTGGTGGTCTTCATGATCGCTGTGCTCTACTACGCCACCCCGAACATCAAGCAGCCCAAGTTCCGCTGGCTGAGCATCGGGGCCGTCGTCGCCATCGTCGTCATGGCCCTGGCCACCGCCGGCTTCGGCTTCTACGTGGCCAACTTCGGCAACTACAACGCCACCTACGGTGCCATCGGCGGCGTGATCGTGCTGCTGCTGTGGATCTGGATCATGAACGTCGTGCTCCTGTTCGGCGGGGAGCTCGACGCGGAGATCGAGCGCGGCCGGCAACTGCAGGCCGGCATCAGGGCCGAGGAGAAGCTCCAGCTCCCCCCGCGCGACACCAGGCACAGCCGGAAGCTCACCGAAAAGGCCCTCGGCCTGGTCAACGACGGCCGCGATCTGAGGACCTCGCACGCCCACAAGGACTACCGGAACGAGTAG
- a CDS encoding xanthine dehydrogenase family protein subunit M → MKPFDYRRAASPDGAIADVAGNPDAAYLAGGTNLVDHMKLGIAAPGLLVDITSLPLDQVDETDDGGVSIGANVRNSDLAAHPIIRSRYPVLSQALLSGASGQLRNLATTGGNLLQRTRCVYFQDATTPCNKRVPGSGCSALEGYARYHAILGASPECIAVHPSDMAVALAALDAAVVVRSASGERSIALADLHRLPDGRPDLDTVLDHGDLITSIRLPGLPWAGRSAYSKVRDRASYAFALVSVAAAVELENDGGAPGEVPVIRQARIALGGVAHKPWRASLAEEALRGAKATHESFRAAADAELEPAATVEDNAFKVPMVRNTMISVLHELTREYS, encoded by the coding sequence ATGAAGCCGTTCGACTACCGGCGCGCCGCCTCACCCGACGGCGCCATCGCGGACGTCGCCGGCAACCCCGACGCCGCCTACCTCGCCGGCGGGACCAACCTCGTCGACCACATGAAGCTCGGCATCGCGGCCCCCGGCCTGCTGGTGGACATCACCTCGCTCCCGCTGGATCAGGTCGACGAGACCGACGACGGCGGCGTGAGCATCGGCGCCAACGTGCGCAACAGCGACCTCGCCGCCCATCCGATCATCCGCAGCCGCTATCCGGTGCTCTCGCAGGCCCTGCTCTCCGGCGCCTCCGGCCAGCTGCGCAACCTCGCCACCACCGGCGGCAACCTCCTCCAGCGCACCCGCTGCGTCTACTTCCAGGACGCCACCACGCCCTGCAACAAACGCGTGCCGGGCTCCGGCTGCTCGGCGCTCGAGGGCTACGCCCGGTACCACGCCATCCTCGGCGCATCCCCCGAGTGCATCGCTGTACACCCTTCCGACATGGCCGTCGCCCTCGCAGCGCTGGACGCCGCCGTCGTCGTCCGAAGCGCCTCCGGGGAGCGCAGCATCGCGCTGGCAGACCTGCACCGCCTGCCGGACGGCCGCCCGGATCTGGACACCGTCCTGGACCACGGGGACCTGATCACGTCGATCCGGCTCCCCGGCCTGCCATGGGCGGGACGCTCGGCCTACAGCAAGGTCCGCGACCGCGCTTCCTACGCCTTCGCGCTGGTTTCCGTCGCCGCGGCGGTGGAACTGGAGAACGACGGCGGCGCCCCGGGAGAGGTTCCTGTCATCCGCCAGGCACGGATCGCCCTGGGCGGAGTCGCGCACAAGCCGTGGCGCGCCAGCCTCGCCGAGGAGGCGCTGCGCGGGGCCAAAGCCACGCACGAGAGCTTCCGGGCGGCTGCCGACGCCGAGCTTGAACCGGCCGCCACCGTCGAGGACAACGCCTTCAAGGTGCCGATGGTCCGCAACACGATGATTTCCGTGCTGCACGAACTCACCCGGGAGTATTCATGA
- a CDS encoding HAD family hydrolase: protein MTSSALHPPRAVLFDRDGTLVIDVPYNGDPARVRPMPGARTTLDAVRAAGLPCGVLTNQSGVARGLLDRSQVDAVNARVEELLGPFAVWEVCPHGPQDGCGCRKPQPGMILRACERLGLQPDEVAFVGDIGADVEAAAAAGARGVLVPTPVTRAEEVQAAALVAPDLAGALQLLFGAEGPAPVPEQGSPVLQAADGLPGGGR from the coding sequence ATGACTTCTTCGGCTCTGCATCCGCCGCGCGCCGTCCTCTTCGACCGGGACGGGACGCTGGTCATCGACGTTCCCTACAACGGCGATCCGGCCCGGGTCCGCCCGATGCCAGGCGCCCGCACGACGCTGGACGCCGTACGGGCCGCCGGCCTGCCCTGCGGGGTGCTGACCAACCAGTCCGGCGTCGCCCGTGGCCTGCTCGACCGGAGCCAGGTGGATGCCGTCAACGCGCGGGTGGAGGAACTGCTGGGACCCTTCGCTGTGTGGGAGGTCTGCCCGCACGGACCCCAGGACGGCTGCGGCTGCCGCAAGCCGCAGCCGGGCATGATCCTCCGGGCCTGCGAACGGCTCGGCCTGCAGCCGGACGAGGTCGCGTTCGTGGGGGACATCGGCGCGGACGTCGAGGCGGCCGCCGCGGCAGGGGCCCGGGGCGTCCTCGTGCCCACTCCGGTCACCCGGGCGGAAGAAGTCCAGGCTGCAGCCCTCGTGGCGCCTGACCTGGCGGGCGCCCTGCAGCTGCTGTTCGGGGCGGAAGGCCCGGCGCCGGTGCCCGAACAAGGAAGCCCCGTCCTGCAGGCGGCGGACGGCCTGCCCGGAGGCGGCCGATGA
- a CDS encoding xanthine dehydrogenase family protein molybdopterin-binding subunit, translating to MTAPLEARAMGSSLERLDGVAKVTGTAPYAWEQRVEHPAYLHPVQSTIALGRVTGIDTAAAEALDGVIAVLTHHNALRLEDTSDGELAILQSDAVGFRGQFIGGVIAETPEIAREAAALVAVSYDEETHDARLSADREDLDTPEQVNAGFPTDTSEGDPDAALAGAAVVIDRTYTTPAEHNNPMEPHTTVAQWTDQGLVLYDSTQGVHQVRRALAPVFGLPIERIHVTSPHVGGGFGSKGLPHSHVVLVAMAAQLSNGRPVKLALTRQQLFSVAGYRTPTIQRVRLGADREGRLTAIVHDVVEQTSKIKEFAEQTAVPTRMMYAAENRRTTHRLARLDVPVPSWMRAPGECPGMFGPEVAMDELAEACGVDPIEVRVRNEPHIDPESGRPFSNRHLVACLREGARRFGWEQRDHRPRVRLDGDWLAGTGVASSTYPARSQPGSVARIRFADGLFNVSIGAADLGTGTWTVLTQVAADALGVGVGDVRLEIGDTALPKATIAGGSTGLASWGTAIAEAGETFLAKYGTEPEDGDELEAAAPKNPAADEYAMHSFGAQFAEVKVHRFTGEIRVSRMLGVFSAGRIVNPRTARSQFLGGMTMGLGMALHEHSVMDPRFAMIVNHDFAEYHIPANADVLDMDAIWLDEVDEHAGPLGARGIGEIGIVGAAAAIANAAYHATGVRVRDLPLTPDKFL from the coding sequence ATGACCGCCCCTTTGGAAGCCCGGGCCATGGGCAGCAGCCTCGAGCGGCTCGACGGCGTAGCGAAAGTGACCGGAACGGCCCCCTACGCGTGGGAACAGCGCGTCGAGCATCCGGCCTACCTGCATCCGGTCCAGTCCACCATTGCCCTCGGCCGCGTCACCGGCATCGATACCGCCGCGGCCGAGGCCCTGGACGGTGTCATCGCCGTCCTGACGCACCACAACGCGCTGCGGCTGGAGGACACCTCGGACGGCGAGCTGGCGATCCTGCAGTCCGACGCCGTGGGCTTCCGGGGACAGTTCATCGGCGGCGTCATCGCCGAGACCCCGGAGATCGCCCGCGAAGCGGCGGCCCTCGTCGCCGTCAGCTACGACGAGGAGACGCACGACGCCCGGCTCAGCGCCGACCGCGAGGACCTCGATACGCCCGAACAGGTCAATGCGGGATTCCCCACCGACACCTCCGAGGGCGATCCCGATGCCGCCCTGGCGGGCGCCGCCGTCGTTATTGACCGCACCTACACCACGCCGGCCGAACACAATAACCCGATGGAACCGCACACCACCGTGGCGCAGTGGACGGACCAGGGGCTGGTGCTCTACGACTCGACCCAGGGCGTCCACCAGGTGCGGCGGGCGCTCGCGCCGGTCTTCGGCCTGCCCATCGAGCGGATCCACGTCACCAGCCCGCACGTGGGCGGTGGCTTCGGGTCCAAGGGCCTGCCCCACTCGCATGTGGTCCTCGTGGCGATGGCCGCGCAGCTGAGCAACGGCCGTCCGGTCAAGCTCGCGCTGACCCGGCAGCAGCTCTTCTCCGTCGCCGGCTACCGCACCCCAACCATCCAGCGGGTCCGGCTGGGGGCCGACCGCGAAGGCCGGCTCACCGCCATCGTCCACGACGTCGTCGAACAGACCTCGAAAATCAAGGAGTTCGCGGAACAGACCGCCGTGCCGACGCGCATGATGTACGCCGCGGAGAACCGCAGGACCACGCACCGGCTGGCCCGGCTCGACGTCCCGGTTCCGTCCTGGATGCGCGCGCCCGGCGAATGCCCCGGCATGTTCGGACCCGAGGTGGCCATGGACGAGCTGGCGGAAGCCTGCGGCGTGGACCCGATCGAGGTGCGTGTCCGCAACGAACCGCACATCGACCCGGAAAGCGGCCGCCCGTTCTCCAACCGGCATCTCGTCGCCTGCCTGCGCGAAGGCGCCCGGCGGTTCGGCTGGGAGCAGCGCGACCACCGTCCGCGCGTCAGGCTCGACGGGGACTGGCTGGCCGGGACCGGCGTGGCGAGCTCCACCTATCCCGCGCGCAGCCAGCCCGGGTCGGTAGCCCGGATCCGCTTTGCGGACGGGCTGTTCAACGTCTCGATCGGGGCCGCGGACCTGGGCACCGGAACCTGGACGGTGCTGACGCAGGTCGCCGCGGATGCCCTGGGCGTAGGGGTCGGGGACGTCCGGCTGGAGATCGGGGATACCGCCCTGCCCAAAGCCACCATCGCCGGCGGCTCCACCGGGCTGGCCAGCTGGGGCACGGCGATCGCCGAAGCCGGTGAGACGTTCCTGGCCAAGTACGGCACGGAGCCGGAGGATGGCGACGAGCTGGAGGCGGCGGCCCCGAAGAATCCCGCCGCCGACGAGTACGCCATGCACTCCTTCGGCGCCCAGTTCGCCGAGGTGAAGGTCCACCGCTTCACCGGCGAGATCCGGGTCTCCCGCATGCTCGGCGTGTTTTCCGCCGGCCGGATCGTCAATCCGCGTACCGCGCGCTCGCAGTTCCTTGGCGGCATGACCATGGGACTCGGCATGGCCCTGCACGAGCACAGCGTCATGGATCCGCGGTTCGCCATGATCGTCAACCATGACTTTGCGGAGTACCACATTCCGGCCAACGCCGACGTCCTCGACATGGATGCCATCTGGCTCGACGAAGTGGATGAACACGCGGGCCCGCTGGGTGCCCGGGGCATCGGCGAGATCGGAATCGTCGGAGCCGCCGCGGCCATCGCCAACGCCGCCTACCACGCCACCGGCGTCCGGGTGCGGGACCTGCCGCTGACGCCGGACAAGTTCCTCTGA
- a CDS encoding glycosyltransferase family 9 protein, whose protein sequence is MQPETEPGRNPAPDGLEPDGRPELLVLRALKLGDLLVAVPALRALRRAYPDHRILYAAQAWLRPMMELVGSVDDLLDTHGLDVPINLSPGRVDIAVNLHGNGTESRGRIEALRPRRRIGHASPGWDGPGWPDGLHERERWARLLDWHGIPADPLDYRLRRPAERTSRPGAAVLHVGAAYGSRLWPADRFAAVARELGLAGHDVVFTGSAGERPRAEEVAGLAGLGPDTVVAGEYSLTEFAAVIGDAAVVVSADTGAAHLASAYSRPSVVMFGPAPVAEWGPPPGPHIVLTDEALRRGDTFSAEPDPALLAVTPDDVLDALAGLGVMPGAGILSAEPAIRTDS, encoded by the coding sequence ATGCAACCAGAAACCGAGCCGGGCAGGAACCCGGCGCCCGACGGACTGGAGCCGGACGGCCGCCCCGAACTGCTGGTGCTGCGCGCGCTGAAGCTGGGTGACCTCCTGGTGGCTGTGCCCGCGCTGCGCGCCCTGCGCCGCGCCTACCCGGACCACCGGATCCTGTACGCCGCCCAGGCCTGGCTGCGTCCGATGATGGAACTGGTCGGTTCAGTCGACGACCTGCTGGACACTCACGGCCTCGACGTTCCCATCAACCTCTCCCCCGGCCGCGTCGACATCGCGGTCAACCTGCACGGCAACGGCACCGAGAGCCGCGGCCGTATCGAAGCCCTGCGGCCCCGGCGCAGGATCGGCCATGCATCCCCCGGCTGGGACGGCCCCGGCTGGCCGGACGGGCTGCACGAGCGTGAGCGCTGGGCAAGGCTGCTGGACTGGCACGGTATCCCGGCGGACCCGCTGGACTACCGGCTGCGCCGCCCCGCCGAGCGGACCAGCCGGCCCGGCGCCGCCGTGCTGCATGTGGGCGCAGCCTACGGGAGCCGGCTGTGGCCCGCGGACCGCTTTGCCGCCGTAGCGCGCGAACTGGGGCTGGCCGGCCACGACGTCGTCTTCACCGGCAGCGCAGGGGAACGGCCGCGGGCGGAGGAAGTGGCCGGGCTGGCTGGCCTCGGTCCCGACACCGTGGTCGCGGGTGAGTATTCGCTCACCGAATTCGCCGCGGTGATCGGCGATGCCGCCGTCGTCGTCTCCGCCGACACGGGCGCCGCGCACCTGGCCTCGGCCTACTCGCGGCCCTCCGTGGTCATGTTCGGCCCGGCTCCCGTGGCCGAATGGGGGCCGCCGCCCGGACCGCACATCGTGCTGACCGATGAGGCACTTCGGCGCGGCGACACGTTCTCGGCGGAGCCGGATCCCGCACTGCTCGCCGTGACTCCGGACGACGTGCTGGACGCCTTGGCCGGCCTCGGGGTCATGCCCGGCGCCGGCATCCTCTCTGCGGAGCCCGCGATCCGCACCGATTCGTAG